The Ricinus communis isolate WT05 ecotype wild-type chromosome 8, ASM1957865v1, whole genome shotgun sequence sequence TTTACGGACTTAAACAAGCCCCAAGGGCTTGGTATCAGGAATTACACAATTTTTTACTTAAGTCTGGGTTCAAGAATTCTGTTTCAGATACCTCCCTCTTTATATACTTTGATGGTCATCATGTTTTGTACTTGATtgtttatgttgatgacataaTTCTTACAGGGGATCATACTCCACTTATAAATGACTTTGTTGATGTTTAAGCTAGGAAATTTTTGCTGAAGGATCTTGGAGAGTTATCTTACTTCCTGGGTGTAGAAGCTATATTAAATAGCAACAGCCTTATCCTGTCTCAAAGAAGGTACATCATTGAATTGCtcatgaaaataaagatgCTTGAGGCAAAAGCTATCCAGACCCTTCTCTCTCCTACCACTCACCTCCTTTTGCTCACCATTACCGACTCTCACCGAGTATCAAGTCGTGGTTGGTAGCCTTCAAAGATTCACCGCTTAGTCGACTCGATATTACTTTTGTTATCAATCGCTTATCTTAATACATGCATCGGGCGACATCGGATCATTGGAACTGTGTTAAAAGGCTATTACGTTATCTTCTTGGCACTATCAATGATGGCTTGCAGCTACATAAGTCATTTTCACTTGACCTCCATGCTTTTGCATATGTAGATCGGGGGGGTAACCAAGATGATTACTCATCCATTGGTGGGTATATAGTTTATCTCGGTAAGAATCCCATCTCCTGGAGTTCTAAAAAGTAACAGACAGTTGCTCGATTATCAACAAAAGCTGAATATCAATCTGCTGCTAACACCGCTCCTGAACTTAGTTGGATTTGTTCTCTTTTAACTGAGCTGCATATTCCTATTCCGCATTGTCCAATGATTTATTGTGATAATGTTGGTGCCACTCAACTGTGCTCGAATCCTATCTTTCACTCTCGCATGAAGCATATGGCACTTGACTTCCATTTCATTCATGAAAAAGTGCAGAGTGGTAAGCTGAGAGTTGCACATATCTCTTCTTCAGATCAATTGGCTGACACTCTCACAAAGGTACTGCCTCGGTCTCGCTTTTACCAGCTGAAAAACAAGATTAGACTGTCTACTCGCCATCCATCTTGAGGGGGCATGTTAGCAAATATTACTTCTTGATACTTGGAAGACTATATTCAAAGTTATTTCAATGTTTGTTAATATTCTTGCTATATTAGTTCCATTATTTTAGCtagtttagttataaaaaCTCAGTTAGTTTAGCTAAATCTATTATacatcatttatataaattgctACACTttggattaataaaacaaCTCATCCTTCTAATATTAGAGTTAACAGTTACTTCTcatccatttttctttttgtatttttataatggctaagtcaaatttctttttgggtttctctttctctttcttttttacaatGGCTACAATGGATTTATTTTGTCTTTTGCTTTATTTAAGCTGAAGTTactcaaattattattttagtactTATGTTATTAAACAagtaatttagaaattttttaatttatatcgAGTGTTTTGTTAAACTTGTAGAGTTCTATcatattttataactattaattatcacaatgaaaagaaaattaaaaagtataaaaatatataaagtttaAAACAGAATTACGAGTTGCAAGAATTAGGTCTATAGATAATGCCTttacaatatataaaagtgaccagaacaaaaaaataaaataaaaactaaatcgactgaaaaaaaaaaatcatttaaagttgaatctaaagaaaagttaattAAACCAGTTGATTTTGgttttaattgtttaatttttggtttaattttgatttttctattacaAAACATCACCGGTCAAACTTTTCAAATAATTACcgaattatttaatattgtaaAGGTGTTTTTCTATATACCATTGTTGCTACTTTGCTAGGCAGTCTCTCTGTGTTCTTTTGCTGGTTCTTAAATACGATTTCTAATTAGCAAAAGTCTAGGGTTCATCAAAGTTTTACGCAATTAATTTGCTTCCtgttttgattatattttacattttcatTATGGCTGAGATTTTTGCACTTGCCCACTATTggaatatatattttgcatTATTACATTTCCTTATTTTGGGATCTCATTATCATTGCAATTGCAAGTTTcctatattataattattcaataaagGTTTACATTCTTCGGCATTGAttacttttcaaaaaaaaaagaaaattctcattattaattttttatatatttccgATTTTTAATAGGagcaattttattataataatgatattgctttattttttagcatttaCAATACAATTAGTTCTAGCAGTTGCCTGCACGCTGCTTAATTAttgctattaatttaattataattttttttaatttattaaattaaaatttattttatttggaaaatatttacacatatgaaattttactaatactaaatgaaatagatataataatgaatttagcaaaaagtataattgataatatataaaaaatttattaatatataactaaaaattattatttaattagaaaaataatttattagttaataatctattttttaaagttagaatcattatatattggtatcatataatttttttttattacaaattgAGAAGAGAATGATTGGAATTTAAAACCTGAATCaagttgaaatatatacttacaattaaattaaacctGTGAATATGTGTGCATATTTATTAATGGAGTAAATATAGTGGGATATTACATaatgcatataataaaaatatattatgattAATGAAGGAATCTTGGATATCATATCACTagcatgcattaatattaaataacaaTTAGTATAGTTCAAAACAAAGTAACCAATAACAATAATGACCTGAATATCAAAGTTGGATCCATAAAATCAAGATCGCACCAAAATGGTTTTGCACATACCATTTAATTTCTGGGACTTTCATAGTATATGTCCTATCAGggaaaaaaattgcacaaaaatCTTGATTGATACGTATTGGCACATATATTTGAACGGAATTATACATTTTTCAGGTTCATATGATTTTTTATCGTGTGAAAATACACAAAGCTTCTCAAAGCTAAGCTTTATACTATAGCCACAAATCCAAATGATGTATTCCTGATGGCTTCTTTATAGACATACaagtttaaatttaacatCTACAAAGTCTCAATGATCTTTCTACCTGGTCTGGAAGTTGAGAAACCTTATACAGAAGGCAAACATACAAGCAAAGAAGATGGTGAAAGCAATTAATACTCCAGCTACTGGTCCCATGAAATCTGGATTATAACCAAAATGGTGTTCAATATACCACTTAATTGTAGGATCAGGCTCGATTCCAGGAGCTCTAATGGTGTCTTCAATATCTCGATATTGGGAAACAATTAGTCCATACACTGTCCATGCCACTGGGCAAATCCAATAGTACCACACCCACCACTTTGGAATTTTCtgaaatttcaaaagaaaagaaaattatgtttatctaattaccaatttattaaaaacatGAAGAAATGCTACCAAGAACAGTAACAAAGAAAACATACTGGTCTTGGGATGAAGAAGCCAGAGAAAAGATTAAACAGTGCATAGAATGCTGCTGCAAAGATAGCTGCTACTTGCAGGTTTGGAGAGAGGGAAGCAGTCATCATTCCGTAGTATGTAAAGTAGAGGAaggagaagaaagagataaaataGAACCAGAAGAATTTGGCTGCCGTCCATTCAAAGGCCACCATTGCATACACAATGAGTGTATAATATGTAGTCTGAACTAGCACGTATGGTAATTCAGAAATAACCTGCAAAATCTCAAATAGTTTATGATTCATTCAGTTAAATTTTGGATGAAACTCTTTATTTTGGCAATGACTATCAAAGAATTTCTCCTGAACACACCTGAGCAAGGGCATAAGGTAAAGCAGAATACATCCCAGCTGCTCTTTCTCTATAAAAGACACTTCTTTCTATTGTTACTATTGGTTGTACTGTTGAGCAATTATTAACACCAATAAAGAAGACAGAAGAATACATAGCTCCAATAATCACTGTCAGGTCATTTGCACTTTCCCTGAGTTGCAGAATGTAGATCcagtttagtttttttatatccATTCAAGTAATTTGATGCTGAATTTTGTAAACAGTAGATAAGAGTGATAGACAGCGACCTTTCAGTTCCAACCCTCCAAAATATAGTCCCAACAATAAGGGCAGCAATCAAGGTAAAGAAAAATCTAACAAGGTTATAATCAGGACTTCTCCAGTAAGTCCACCATTGCTTCCAAAGGCAAGATTTGAATTGTCCCCATGTAGACTGAGAATACTCTGAAGCAAAATACAGGTCACTTGCTCCTGGAGGTGGTGTGCTCAACTCCTTCACTAAAGCCTTGTTTCTCCTGCTCTCATATGAACTTGagtattaaaatcaaaatccaaaCAAATTTATTGTACGATATAAAATAATGGTGTCGATATAAGGTGCTTTTTGACATACTCAAATAAGGATGATGATTTGTAGTATTCAGCAAAGTCAATTCCAAGCTGGATTTCTGCTGCTATGGAGCTCACTTCCAGCATCCATGTTGCTGGATTGTATTTCTCTTTGATTTTAGGAACTCCAGGAATTGCCTGAAATATGGGAAATTGCATCAAACCAGATAAtgcatatttcttttaaactgATGGAACGAGGAAAATTTGGCACATAGATTACTTCAAAGTATTCAATGATCTTGTGCGAATTTCGGCCTAGAGGTCCTAAGTAAATAACTTGTCCTCCTCTCTTCATTAGTAGCAACTCATCAAAGGCTTCAAAGATGTCAATACTAGGCTGGTGGATTGTGCAGACAACTGTCCTTCCAGTATCTACAGTGTTTCTCACGGTCCTCATAACAATTGCTGCTGCTCTCGCGTCAAGTCCTGAAGTTGGTTCATCCATAAAAATGATTGAAGGATTAGCAACAAGCTCCACTGCAATTGTCAACCTTTTCCTTTGTTCTGTTGACAACCCTGTAACTCCTGGAAGCCCAACTATTGCATCTTTGAGGTTTTCTATTTCTACCAAATGCATTACTTCATCTACAAATCTCTGTACATAAAAAATCCAACAATCGTTTTAGCACTTTAGTTCTTGAGCTCGTATTCTTTTTATGAGAAGTGATCACATGGTTAATTACCATCTTTTCCTCTTTGCTGACTTCAATGGGGAGCCGAAGAAATGCTGAGTAAATTAAGGACTCTTTAACTGTGACTTGAGGTGAGTGGATATCATTTTGTTCACAGTATCCTGAAATTCTTGCAAATGTTTCTTGCTTCTTGGGAAATCCTGAAATTCTGACATCGCCTTCGATGTACCCACCTGTCTTTCTTCCTGCCAAAACATCCATCAATGTGGTCTTTCCAGCCCCACTTACTCCCATTAGTGCCGTCAGGATTCCTGGCCTAAATGTGCCTGTTACGCTCCTAAGTAGTTGAAGCCTGTTCTCTGCAACTCCTTGATTTTTCATTTCCTGTTATCGTTAATCAGAGTTAAAATGAGCATAAATTCTTCTATTCTCTGTACTAGTTGAAGAAAATTAGGGAAAGGCATTGATTTTTACAGAGGGCATGTCCACATAATAATCCACACTGTCAAAGGACATGGCTAGAGGAGTGAAAGGCAGAACCATTCCTCTTTTTACAGCAACACTATTAGCTCCTCTACTATTTCTATCCACTTCATTGGAATCGGATTGGCTGGTTATTGTCCGGATTACCACGTCCCCTGACATATTTCAGTTGCAACAATCTGTTTAAGGGATTCAATCCTTAAAAACAACTAAATAgacaatatattttaatgtctCTTACTTAAAATGTTACCGCCAGAAAAAGATACTGATCGAGAGAATGAGTCTTTCTTCGATTTGGTTCTTCTTACTCTTGATTCATCCTTTAATCCCTCCTCATCACTCCCCAATCCCTTTGCTGTTTCCTCAGAGATTATTGCTTGTTTCTTTCCAGGAGCTATTATATCAAACAAAACAGGATATAGAAGATCagctacctctataaataaattttgtgCTTAACGTTGACTATATTTGTAACTTACGGTTTAAGTACATAAGAGCAAAGGTGAAGAGGACATTGAAGACAATTGTAAACCCCAATAGCGCGACTGCGCCAATCCAATACCAGTCCTCATCAGCGGGGATATCAAAGTTATTAAGCACTGCTATTCCGAGCTTGGTAACATTGTCTGATGCCTGAAATGCAATCAAGATATTCTTTCTGTAAACTACTGTAACAAATATCCGAATACTAATAGTACTTTAGGTGATTAATAATTCCATTTCTCTGATTCAAATGCGAGATCATTTTCGGTAGCATACCAGTTTGTTCATCCACCTTGAAGAGAACATCTCATTAACAGCAATAGCATTATGACCATATGTTATAGGTGAAAGCCAGTAAGCCCATGCCCACCCTCTTGGAATTTCACCTGTCATAAGTGTAAGCAGCCCCTTTTACTAATGCATCACAATTTATCTAACAAGCTGACATGGAGATACAATTGCTCTTGTTTAATGTATGCTAATTTCCTTCTATACAATTTCCGGGTGCTGTTACTACTTGCCTTTCATTTTTCTGCTTTTATTGGATTAATACACTAACCTTTATGTAAGATAAAACCTCCAAGCATGAAAATAAGGAGGAGAATTAGCGCCCCGCCTGTGTTGGCAATGATCATAGTCCTGCACAGTGAAGCAATGAGTCTAAAGATAGCAGCTGCCATTTGCTGAATCAGGAATACCAATACCAACTGCTTGAAAAACCTGAAAATGTGTTTCTTATAAGGTCAGTCATCAGAACATTGGGTCTGAAAAGttctcttttattcatttactGTGGTTTTATACCATGCAGCAGAATaatgaaaatctaaaaaaagaCATTTACTGTTATTACCTGCCAGCTTCAGGCCCAAATCCAATGGTGAAATATGCTATAACAACCCAAACAATGGACTCCAGTATAGATATAGGAACTCTTAGCAGCAAAGTTGGGAGAGTAAAAGTCCAAGCAGGATGGAATAGAAGATCCCTTTGCTTGTAGAAAACAGGAAGCCTTGAAATCATTAATGAAAGCTCAGCATAACCATTAAACATATTATGAATGACACTAAAAGTAAGTGCACCAATATATAGCTCTCcatcttcttcatttcttgAGTGCATTTTTGTCCTCAAAAACACAGTTGATGCTATAACTGCAACTATAATAAGTTGTGCACctttagaaatataaacaaaagCATTTCTCTTGATCAGTAGCCATTCTTTATCCCAACAAGCTCTGAGTAGTTCTAGATTTGAGACTGAATATCTTGTGAATACTAAGGCTGCTCTGTGGCTTTGAGACTTGTCAGATGGAATTGAGAGTTCATGTTTGAGGTCTATGCCCACATGGAATCTCTTGAATTTTTGTACGAATTCAGGAACTGATATGTATCTGTATGGTATGTTTCTGTCTGCCCAGTATTGCTCTTGGTCTTTCCTTGAAGTAACCTGTGACAATTTAAGTACTAAATAAGCTACAAATTCAGACTTCTGAAAATGGCATTTTATAGTAGTATAAAAGTGAGTTATCGCAAATTTATACACAACTCTTAAAAGGGTAAATTACTAAAACGCTTTACGAGATTAGGCTTGATAAATTGTTTCATGTTTGCTATTGTTTTTAGGCTCTCATGTGTGGAGTTAATCTTTAAGGCACATTATAAAACATTCTATTGAAAAGGTTAGTGATCTTCTATACTTTGAGATACATAAGATAATGGGTTAAATATTGTGATGTTATTAAGTTTCGTCATATCCTAAgtctctatttttaataattaatataaaactaactattatCTCATTCCGTCAGATTTTTCCATCAGTCAAccgttaattttatttaaaatattaattatactcttATTTAacatcataaattttatcaaattgcaCTAATAGatctttctattttcaataataaattttaacatcCTCTCCAAAATACTAAGATAATTAACTCAAATCTTGAACAAACATagaaaaatttttaaaataaaaatttatttcttaaaaaaatatgaattatttttatttttaaaagttaaaggTTATAAATTGCTAAagaatattacaaaattaaaatttgtattaagatgttttaattaaataaatatttttacataatcaagttattaattattaagtcaaatcaacaaatattataaattaataatatattaaatttcttaggtatataagtatattttagaagaattaagcatgatttagattttaatttctttaaatatttatttttaattgaaggatgcaataatttaatataataaaaatgagatgttataatatttaatatattaagagTGATTTAGATATTTTGTTCACAGTCAATatgtagtttttatttttttacataagGATTTAGTTATAGTTAAAAGAGTTTAAAGACTaaatgttataattaattattaaaagtagAAAGGCATACTGgtgtaatataataaaattttaaaataattaacttaagataatcataaaaatatttaaaaatctcaataatcaaaccaaaaataaaaaagatgcGTACTCGTTATATTTCATTTCTGCATTTtgacataaaaaagaaaaatacttagCACAAAACTGaatcattaatttaaaaaataatttattatatatatataaataaaagtggATTTCTGATATTCTTAGCATGGTTCtgaaattattgatattactaCCTCTTGCAAGAAATCAGCAGTGCCCTTTCTCTCTGGGCAGCGAAAGCCACAACTTTCGAAGAATTCAAGAACATAATCTCGTGGGCCTTGATACACAATTTGACCTTCTGATAAGAGAATGATATCATCAAACAAATCAAACGTCTCAGGAGCAGGCTGCAGCAGGGACATCAATATTGTGCCCTCTGTTAAGTGCACAATCTGCTGTAGGCACTTCACTATTTGATATGTTGTGGAGCTATCTAGGCCAGTTGATATCTCATCCATGAATAGTGTTTTTGTGGGCCCAACAATCATCTCTCCTGCACAAAGTCAAACCGAAAACCCGTTgattataattcttttcaattaaaaattaaattgtactTTCTtacttaaaaagaattatatatatataatttgattaataataaatctaaaaacataaaatataacgTAATAAATGACGGAATTGATAATATTAGATCAAATTCAATATTATAAGATTTATTcaatagaatattaatatcgtaaatttttttcttcttctcaatACTGTTAATTAgtatactaattaatttataaactaataataaaaatataattaaaataaatataataattaaatatcagtaataatttagatatatcataatttttcaaatacaaAAAAGGATATAGATTAAAAATACAACTCTATTCGAGATCAGCATCAGAATAGAACAGTCAAAACCAAATCAGTATTAATTAAACCTAAATTTGGGCTCAAAGGCCTGTGGCCATAACTAGTGTCAATCCTGACGAATTGGCCACAAGTTCAAAGCCGGAATCAAAATCATCGATTTCGTTTTCAATccgggaaaaaaaaaaatgtaaatttgTATACTTTTTAGAAGTAGGATTCATGAGAAaagcaattaattaaattaaaaagaatccaaacttgctatttttaatacctaaaaacaattttaaataGACCTACACACGACGCACATAAGAATAAATTTGGGAATAAGTCTTCTCATTTTGTTGATCTCAGTTGTATTTTTTTCTAGATATTTATTAGACATgggttattatatttatattttaccataaacataataaaatcCTATTAATTTTAGTAGATTGTGATCACAAAGACTCAAACTCATGACttcaggaaaagaaaaaaagactaTGTTTACTTAtttcagttattttatttaaaaaattattacatatacgctatattttttataaatttatatatgaaattaaaaatatagtaactTTTTAtgtcaatttatttttcaaaaaaatcgACTAATATGTAGCATcgaaatattgataaaattaataattcataaactttcaaaaggaaaaataaataaaaaaaggaaataacctcattttaattttggctCCTATAAGGATCAAAGTAACTAAATTGGTTTAATCCATTTGCAACACCTAACACGTTTCCATGTTAAGTTTCAGAAAAATCACAAAAGAAGTGCGTAATCTTCTTGAAAAGCataattttcctttctttgatTAGAAGCTGAATTAATCAAATCCTTATTTCTCGATTGATGCAAGATAAGGGGTTGGTAGCAATTTCAAGTGTAAACATTTTCTCAATACAACAGATTTGTCAGTGTTTGTTTCAGGAACAACTTTGACTCCACAATGCATTCACATAATCTTttgacaattatttatttaattgactaCATAACTTGTTGAATATGTACTTTTGCTTTTAGTCTTATAATTTGAAATCAAGCTTTCCATcattctttttgaaaaaaaaaattgatattaattattacatataaaatttagaattataacTACAATAAAATTGAGAATGTTAACCTGTAGTTACTCTTTTTTTCTGACCGCCGGATATTCCTCGAAGCATCTCATCCCCAACAATGGTGTCCTTGCATATATCAAGCCCTAATATCTGTTTCGTTTTAACAACAACAAAATATGatgctttctttttcataaaagaaaaaaagaagaagaaatgagagtaattatttataactatgGAGAAATCTTCAATCTACCTTGAGAGTATAGTCTGTAAAGAGATTGCTATCAACTCCTCTCATTGCAGTTGCCTAAAAATACAAGGAATTACTACTTAAATATTATACAtacagatatatatatatatatatatatattaaaatctgTGTGTTTGTggcatatataattatatgatacCTTCATAAAAAGGTCTACTTCTGCTTCTGGATGTATCCCtgcatttttttctcttcttgcaAGCTCACTAAGAAGATCTATGTAACAGACAATTTCTATTTAATCAAGCCATTTAATGTtgtaataaattgaaaataagcCTAATACCCTAaacaatttaaacttttacaaaattttactattttgacaatttctttaaatattaCCAATTTAGTCATGATTTAGCAAATTGAGTACAATTTTAGTCTAATTGAATTGTTTGTCAAAATGAAGCATCACGAACATTAATATGTACTCCAATTAAGAAATGAGAAATCCAAATTAATGGATCCTAAtactatattatttatacacgctacttaattttaaattctcattttttaaacTGCGTTCACGTCgttacttaattttaatcaGCAACtcaatttaactaaaatttatcctcaattagtcaaattataactaaattagcaattttaacaaaattggCCAAAATAGCAAACTACGTTAAAgattaagatattttaaactGTTAAGTCTTACAACGTGACATCATTaatttaactctttttttttttctgaatcTACCTATCATGTCgctcaaaatatttttaaaattttgaaatataaataccGTATCGAGTTCCAACTCCTTGACATTTTGCTGAAAAATCTAGGGTTTCTTTCACTGTCATTACTCCAAGATGAACATCATTTTGACTAATATATGCTGATGTCTTCCGTGGCACAAATTCATCGAGTCTATGTCCATTATATGATATCTCTCCCTGAACctgttgaaaaataaatatcatgaAAAAGCTTTAGCCTATCATGTATGAAACAAGTTAATATTCAACATGTGATTTACACAAACTTTTAGGCTTGGGTCCAGTTTTCCGGCCAGCGCTAGTAACAACGTAGATTTCCCTGATGACGGTGGTCCTAATAATAGTGCCATCCTGTAACAAAAATACGAGGTATATGTAAATTAATGAATTCGTAAAACCAATCTCTGATTAATCTGCTTTTGTTTGAAAGTATTGGAGTCGGAGCCtatttacaaaagaaaaatataaatctgtTGTGTATAATGTGACATGATGTGATGAACAAGAGTAATTTCTGATCACATCTTTCGACATtgtaactaaaaaaattaccttGATGGCTTAATAATTCCAGATGCATCTTTAAGGATTGTGAGCTTTGTTTTCTTCGCAAAACTAATTCCAAGCATACCAAGACATGATTCTGCAGTATTTTTAGCAGAGTTTAAAAGGGTAGGAAGCGCTCTGCTGCCAATATAGCAATTGGCTGCAACAGTCAGATGCTCAAATCTAACTTCCACAGTTGGAAGTTTAATTCCAACCCTGCAGTTACAAATTGTTGAATCAGTGCTTGTTAACGTGATCAAGAGAGATTGGTTAGGAGAATATCAGTACGTACCTGTCAATTCTTTGTCTAAATTTTTTCAAGAACTTCTCATTATCTTCTTCAGCAACCTTAAAAACAGTACTGATGAACCTTTGTCTATCATTAACATCAAGCTTTCTCACATCAACTTCTTTATGTAACACTGTCTCGTTCTCTTCAAAAGATTGCATGATACTTGTTCTTAACCTGTCATATGTTGGCAACTTCTCTATAGCAGCCCATTTTAGagcttcttcatcttcatcaacACCGCGGCTGTGTCTCCTTGATTGCCCGAGACCTGAAAATACACCTTCCATGCTCCAACTACTCCGGCAACTACTGTTTCGGCTCATGTTTCTTTGGCTGGGTGTTGCCTAGTGGAAATTCTTGTATTAAGACAAAACGGAATACACCCAGTTCATAAAATGGACAGGATTAGAGCTAGAATTCTATGGGAATCagtggaaaaaataaaaagaaagaagaggtGGAGTTATTGTCTGATTCCTGAGAAAAggtatataaagaaaagaagattaaAGTTtggactttttcttttccttctaaTTAGGTTCTGATGCAGTTCATTTTCGTTTTTATAAGTAATTCTGGAGACAAGTTTAGTAGCATTAAATCAATAGAGTTTCGCAAGGTCTGCTTAGTCCAACCATTTTGGCTTCGTTGAGGTAAGGTTTAGAATATTTGTTAATTGATTGTTGCATGTAAGAACTTATCTTATCAATGGGACTTTGCTTATAAAGCATTTTCTGCTTTTTATGGTATCCCTAACTCGTTTGTCTATTTCAGTTATTAATAATACTATGACATTTTTCTACCAATACA is a genomic window containing:
- the LOC8273784 gene encoding ABC transporter G family member 29, which gives rise to MSRNSSCRSSWSMEGVFSGLGQSRRHSRGVDEDEEALKWAAIEKLPTYDRLRTSIMQSFEENETVLHKEVDVRKLDVNDRQRFISTVFKVAEEDNEKFLKKFRQRIDRVGIKLPTVEVRFEHLTVAANCYIGSRALPTLLNSAKNTAESCLGMLGISFAKKTKLTILKDASGIIKPSRMALLLGPPSSGKSTLLLALAGKLDPSLKVQGEISYNGHRLDEFVPRKTSAYISQNDVHLGVMTVKETLDFSAKCQGVGTRYDLLSELARREKNAGIHPEAEVDLFMKATAMRGVDSNLFTDYTLKILGLDICKDTIVGDEMLRGISGGQKKRVTTGEMIVGPTKTLFMDEISTGLDSSTTYQIVKCLQQIVHLTEGTILMSLLQPAPETFDLFDDIILLSEGQIVYQGPRDYVLEFFESCGFRCPERKGTADFLQEVTSRKDQEQYWADRNIPYRYISVPEFVQKFKRFHVGIDLKHELSIPSDKSQSHRAALVFTRYSVSNLELLRACWDKEWLLIKRNAFVYISKGAQLIIVAVIASTVFLRTKMHSRNEEDGELYIGALTFSVIHNMFNGYAELSLMISRLPVFYKQRDLLFHPAWTFTLPTLLLRVPISILESIVWVVIAYFTIGFGPEAGRFFKQLVLVFLIQQMAAAIFRLIASLCRTMIIANTGGALILLLIFMLGGFILHKGEIPRGWAWAYWLSPITYGHNAIAVNEMFSSRWMNKLASDNVTKLGIAVLNNFDIPADEDWYWIGAVALLGFTIVFNVLFTFALMYLNPPGKKQAIISEETAKGLGSDEEGLKDESRVRRTKSKKDSFSRSVSFSGGNILRDVVIRTITSQSDSNEVDRNSRGANSVAVKRGMVLPFTPLAMSFDSVDYYVDMPSEMKNQGVAENRLQLLRSVTGTFRPGILTALMGVSGAGKTTLMDVLAGRKTGGYIEGDVRISGFPKKQETFARISGYCEQNDIHSPQVTVKESLIYSAFLRLPIEVSKEEKMRFVDEVMHLVEIENLKDAIVGLPGVTGLSTEQRKRLTIAVELVANPSIIFMDEPTSGLDARAAAIVMRTVRNTVDTGRTVVCTIHQPSIDIFEAFDELLLMKRGGQVIYLGPLGRNSHKIIEYFEAIPGVPKIKEKYNPATWMLEVSSIAAEIQLGIDFAEYYKSSSLFERNKALVKELSTPPPGASDLYFASEYSQSTWGQFKSCLWKQWWTYWRSPDYNLVRFFFTLIAALIVGTIFWRVGTERESANDLTVIIGAMYSSVFFIGVNNCSTVQPIVTIERSVFYRERAAGMYSALPYALAQVISELPYVLVQTTYYTLIVYAMVAFEWTAAKFFWFYFISFFSFLYFTYYGMMTASLSPNLQVAAIFAAAFYALFNLFSGFFIPRPKIPKWWVWYYWICPVAWTVYGLIVSQYRDIEDTIRAPGIEPDPTIKWYIEHHFGYNPDFMGPVAGVLIAFTIFFACMFAFCIRFLNFQTR